AACGCCTGGCCGGTGAAGTCTCGGCTGGAGGCGTTCCAAACCCGGAAGTTTCAGGTGTTTCTGGTCAGGATCTGGGCCGGACTCTGGCCGAATTGCAGAACCTAGTGGCGGCCAACAGCCTGAAAGCCCGCAAAGTGCTGGCCGGGATGCGGAGCAGCCTGGACAACGCAGGCCTGGGAAGAGAGGCCGCGGCCCTGGCCGAGGAACTCGACGGCCTGGATTTTCAGAACGCGGTTGTGCGACTGGAGGCATTGGCCGCCTTGGTGGTCCGAGCAGGAACGGACACCCAAGAGAACGGATGATCAGGTGAAGCTCCTTGTGATCACCCAACAATGGGCCGAGGATTTTTTCGGTTCAAAGCAATTGCCTGTTTTTTTCCAATTTTTTAGTCGGTTTCCCCGCTTCTGGCCGGTCTTTACTTGCCCCACGGGTTTGCTGTATAGAATCACGCTTTGTATCTCAAGCCAGGAGGAAAAGGCAGTTCATGAACCCCAGCGATCTGGAATACTTCAAGAATCTTCTCGAAAAGCAGATAGAGGAGATTCAGAGCGTGAGCGTGAACACTCTGGAGGACATGTCCGAGAGCGTCGAGAATTATGCCGATCCGGCGGACAGGGCCTCGGCCGAGTCGGATCGGACTTTTACCCTGCGTTTGCGGGACCGGGACCGGAAGCTGATCAAGAAGATCCGGGCGGCTCTGACCCGCATCGAGAAGGGCGAGTTCGGAATCTGCGAGGATTGCGGCGACGACATCGGCATCCCCCGTCTCAAGGCCAGGCCGGTGACCACGCTGTGCATCAAGTGCAAGTCACGGCAGGAAACCGAAGAAAAACTGCGCGGCGACTAGGCCCGCAGGACAGAGGATCGATCGGATCAATGCATCCGGCGGATCCGCAATATATCCTCTCGAGCACTCCACAGCCGCCCGCCGGGCACGGACTCCGGCATGGACGCCATTTTTCTGTCCCATCTCATAGGTGAATTGCGCGCAGCCCTAATCGGGTTGCGCGTCGGCAAGGTCTTTCAGCCCGGCCCAAACATCTGGACCCTTGACATGGGTCGGCCCGGTCATCTCGTTCTGCTCACCGCCAAGGGCCAAGAGGCCCTTTTTCTTTCCCCCGCAAAAATGGACAATCCGGCCAGCCCGCCGGCCACGGCCATGTGGTTACGCAAGCGCATCAGTGGCCGGGTGGTCATCGACGTGATCGGCGACTGGCCGAGACGTCGTCTTTCCCTGGCTCTAGGCGGAGCCGATCCCGTCTTCCTGATTCTGGATCTCGGAACGGGCACTGAACTCGTCCATCAATTGCCGGCCGAATTCGGACATCTTTGTCCATGGCCGACCCTGGAGGAATTCTTGAGCATGGATCGGGTCTGGGAACGATATCCTCAGATCACCCCGGCCCTGCGCAGAGAGCTCAGGGAACTGGTTCATGACGGCCAGGAATCCCGGGCCGGATCGTTGTATGAGGCGGTCCGCAACGGGTTGGCCGACGGGTTCTGGATTCGGCGGAGCGAGGGCGGCTCGCCCCTGGCTTGGCCGGTTCGGAATGAAAGCGGGGAATGTTATGATACAGCCCTGGATGCGGCCCTGGCTCACGGTCTGCGCCGGACCATGGCCCGGGTAGGGGCCGAGGCCGCGGACCGTGAGCGGGCCAGGCTGGAGAAGCGGTCGAGGGCCAGGGTCCTGAATCATCTGGAACGGGACGAGGCGCGGCTTATGACCATGGTCGGCCAGGCCGGGGCGGCCTCCTTGATCAAGGGTAACCTGCACCGGCTCGACCCCAAGACCCGAACGGCCGAGATCGAGGTTTCCGGTCCAGACGGGGAGAGTGTCCACATAGTCCTGGATCCGGCTCTGACCGTGCAGGAGAACATGGCCCGGATGTTCGCCAGGGCGGCCAAGGGCAGACGGGGGCTTCCCAAGGTGGCCGAGAGGCGCCTGGCCGTTTCCTCCGGACAGGCGGAGGTGAGCGTACCGATTCCCCAGAGCAGGAAGGCCGACCGGCCCCGAGGGCGAACCCAGGTTCAGCCGGACCGGTATGCCAGGGCACAAGTCCGTACCTATCGCTCGTCGGACGGGTTTCTTATTCTTCGGGGAAAGAACAAGGCCGCCAACCACCGGCTCCTGAGCTTTTTGTGCAGCCCGTTCGATCTTTGGTTCCATGTTGAGGGCGGCCCCGGGGCCCATGTTATTCTCAGGCGGGATCATCCAAACCATGAGGTCCCGGAAACCAGCCTCAACCAGGCCGCGGCCTTGGCCGGCATCTTCAGCCATCAGTCCGGCTCGGACAGGGCCCGGGTCATCTGCGCCCTGGTTCGGGACGTCCGCAAGATCAAGGGGGCCGATCTGGGCCATGTGGCCGTGGACCGGGTCCTGTACTCCCTGGTCGTTCCGCTCGACCCCGATCTCGAGACCCGTCTCAACTTTGGAGGCGCCCCGGAACAATGAATCCTCCGCCGAAAGGAAAAGACCCCATGCTCCAGGACAACCACGGCCGAACCGTCAATTACGCCCGGATCAGCATCACCGACCACTGCAATTTTCGGTGTCTATACTGCCACCCTCAGAAGAATTGGACGTTCATGCCCCACGAGCACATCCTCCGGTACGAGGAGATTCTCCGGCTCATGCGGATCTTGGTGGGCATGGGCGTGGGCAAGGTTCGCCTGACGGGTGGTGAGCCCTTTGCCCGCCGGGACTTCGTCCCCTTCCTGGGTAGGGTCAGAGCCCAATTCCCCGAACTCGACCTCAGACTGACCACCAACGCCTCCCTGGTCGGCCCCTACGTCCCGACCCTGAAGGACATGGGCATCGAATGCCTGAACATTTCCCTGGACACTTGGCGGCGAGAGCGATTCGAGGAGATCACCGGTCGGGACGGCTTGCCCGAGGTCTTGGTCGCCATCGAGCTTTGTGAGAAGCACGGATTGGCTTATAAGCTCAATGCCGTGGCCCTGCGGGGGATGAACGAGGACGAGGTGGGGGATTTCATCAGTTTTGCGACGGAGCACGGCGTGGACGTCCGGTTCATCGAGTTCATGCCCATAGGCGACGGGACCGTCTGGGGCAAGGACCGCTACTGGCCGGCCTCGGAGATTCTGGCCGAGGCCCGCAAGCACGCCGACCTAACACCGGACCAGGGGCGGGACCGCCGGGCCGGACCGGCCCGCATGTTCAGGATTGGTTCCGGTCCCGGCCGGGTGGGGGTCATCTCGGCCGTGTCCTGCCATTTTTGCTCGACCTGCAACCGACTGCGGATCACGGCCGACGGCAGGCTCAGGACCTGCCTGTTCTCGGATCGTGAATACCGGCTGCGGTCGGCCTTGCGGTCACCCCGCCTGGGAGA
This Deltaproteobacteria bacterium DNA region includes the following protein-coding sequences:
- a CDS encoding DUF814 domain-containing protein yields the protein MDAIFLSHLIGELRAALIGLRVGKVFQPGPNIWTLDMGRPGHLVLLTAKGQEALFLSPAKMDNPASPPATAMWLRKRISGRVVIDVIGDWPRRRLSLALGGADPVFLILDLGTGTELVHQLPAEFGHLCPWPTLEEFLSMDRVWERYPQITPALRRELRELVHDGQESRAGSLYEAVRNGLADGFWIRRSEGGSPLAWPVRNESGECYDTALDAALAHGLRRTMARVGAEAADRERARLEKRSRARVLNHLERDEARLMTMVGQAGAASLIKGNLHRLDPKTRTAEIEVSGPDGESVHIVLDPALTVQENMARMFARAAKGRRGLPKVAERRLAVSSGQAEVSVPIPQSRKADRPRGRTQVQPDRYARAQVRTYRSSDGFLILRGKNKAANHRLLSFLCSPFDLWFHVEGGPGAHVILRRDHPNHEVPETSLNQAAALAGIFSHQSGSDRARVICALVRDVRKIKGADLGHVAVDRVLYSLVVPLDPDLETRLNFGGAPEQ
- the moaA gene encoding GTP 3',8-cyclase MoaA, giving the protein MLQDNHGRTVNYARISITDHCNFRCLYCHPQKNWTFMPHEHILRYEEILRLMRILVGMGVGKVRLTGGEPFARRDFVPFLGRVRAQFPELDLRLTTNASLVGPYVPTLKDMGIECLNISLDTWRRERFEEITGRDGLPEVLVAIELCEKHGLAYKLNAVALRGMNEDEVGDFISFATEHGVDVRFIEFMPIGDGTVWGKDRYWPASEILAEARKHADLTPDQGRDRRAGPARMFRIGSGPGRVGVISAVSCHFCSTCNRLRITADGRLRTCLFSDREYRLRSALRSPRLGDEAIERIIVQANKHKPLGFRLLEKREAREGVCRTGMSSIGG
- the dksA gene encoding RNA polymerase-binding protein DksA — protein: MNPSDLEYFKNLLEKQIEEIQSVSVNTLEDMSESVENYADPADRASAESDRTFTLRLRDRDRKLIKKIRAALTRIEKGEFGICEDCGDDIGIPRLKARPVTTLCIKCKSRQETEEKLRGD